From a single Mobula birostris isolate sMobBir1 chromosome 13, sMobBir1.hap1, whole genome shotgun sequence genomic region:
- the LOC140207485 gene encoding uncharacterized protein: MAHQRVYTGERPFTCSDCGKEFTESSNLMAHQRVHTGEKPFTCSVCGKRFTWLSTLQSHQRVHTGEKPFTCSVCGKRFTDSSNLQRHQRVHTGEKPFTCSVCGKRFTDSSTVQSHQRVHTGEKPFTCSECGKGFTQLSKLQIHQRVHTGEKPFTCSECGKGFTQLSALQRHQRVHTGEKRFTCSVCGKRFTDSSNLQRHQLVHTGEKPFTCSVCGKRFTDSSTLQSHQRVHTGEKPFTCSECGNVFTRSSQLLAHQSVHTGEWPFTCSECGKGFPQSSTLLTHLRVHTGEKPFTCSVCGKRFTQSSNLQRHQRVHTGEKPFTSSECGKGFIRSSNLLAHQSVHNGEWPLL; this comes from the coding sequence ATGGCTCACCAGCGTGTTTACACCGgcgagcggccgttcacctgctcagactgtgggaaggaattcactgagtcatccaacctaatggcacatcagcgagttcacactggggagaagccgttcacgtgctcagtctgtgggaagagattcacttggttatccacactacagagtcatcagcgagttcacactggggagaagccattcacctgctcagtctgtgggaagagattcactgattcatccaacctacagagacatcagcgagttcacactggggagaagccgttcacctgctcagtctgtgggaagagattcactgattcatccaccgtacagagtcatcagcgagttcacactggggagaagccgttcacctgttcagaatgtgggaagggattcactcagttatccaaactacagattcatcagcgagttcacactggggagaagccattcacctgctcagaatgtgggaagggattcactcagttatccgccctgcagagacatcagcgagttcacactggggagaagcggttcacctgctcagtctgtgggaagagattcactgattcatccaacctacagagacaccaattagttcacacaggggagaagccgttcacctgctcagtctgtgggaagagattcactgattcatccaccctacagagtcatcagcgagttcacactggggagaagccattcacctgctcagaatgtgggaatgtattcactcggtcatcccaactactggcacaccagtcagttcacactggggagtggccgtttacctgctcagaatgtgggaaaggattccctCAATCGTCCACCCTACTGACACAtctgcgagttcacactggggaaaaaccgttcacctgctcagtctgtgggaagagattcactcagtcatccaacctacagagacatcagcgagttcacactggggagaagccattcaccagctcagaatgtgggaaaggattcattcggtcatccaacctactggcacaccagtcagttcacaatggggagtggCCGTTGTTATGA